AAGGCTGCGGATCACCACCAGGTTGGGGTGCTCGGAAACCAAGGGGATCAAGGATTGCTGCTCGCCATCCGGCACCAACGACAAAAACGCCTCGTCGCAGATCACCAAGCGATATCGCTGAAGCAGAGGCTTTAACGAAGCACGGCTCCACAACTGGCCAGTGGGGTTGTGGGGGTTGCAAATCCACAGGACATCAGCCTCCGGGAGCGAGGGAAACGGCTGCGGAAAAGCGGCATCCCATTCCAAGCCCAACGAGTGCTGGTTCAAGCCCCCTTGCCAACAAGCCAAGGCACGGGAATAGTCGGCAAAGCCAGGAGCTGGCAGCGAGCTGATTCCGAAAGCTGCCGCATCTCGCGCAACCCAAGTGAACAGCTCTGCAGCGCCATTGCCTGGAAGCACAGCACTTGCTTCAAGACCGTGGATCCTGGCAATCAGACCCACCAATTGATGGTGCTGACGATCGGGATAGTCGCGCAGACCACGAGTTAGTTCTCGAGCAGAAAAGCGAGGTGTCCAAGGCACCAAGGAGGCGCTGGCGTCCAACACCTGAGCCGAAGGAACCCCAAGCCTCAAGGCAGCTGATTGAATCTCACCGCCATGGGCAAAACGCATGCCAAACCAGGCTTGTACTGCAAGTTTGACGCGGGGGCCCCCTGACCGATACAGCCGCTATCCCTGAGCGAAGGCGTTCGACAGCACAAGCAACCGTGGCTACAACGGTTCATCGCAGGGAATGAAACGCGACTATGCCGTTGCACTTCAGGCTGGGGCTCGTTGTAGCGCTGTTCTGTACCGGAACCATTAGCGCGGCGGCACCGAAGGGAGATGACGCTCTTATGCAGCTACTTCAAACACGAAGTTGCCCAGAGTGCCAATTAGCAGATGTCGATCTCGTTCATGCACAACTACATGATGCCGATCTAGCAGGGGCCAAGCTGCAACAGCATCCCATCGCGACAACACCCTTCAGGCCAAGATCCTGAAGCGACTTGCCACACTTGCTCGGACGGCCAAGCGATCCAAAGGTCGCGATCCGATGCCAACACGACCACCGTCTGGGCAGACCACAAGCGGCGCACTTGGCTCTGCAAGGCCTGGAGTTGAGGGATCTCAGCCAGGGACGGCAGAGGCACCATGCATTCGCCACTCCATCAAAAGTATCGGTTATCGGTGCAACCGTCCTGGAACAGCACAGGCGTCAGGGTTGCCAAGGCAGTCCGGAACCCACGGCCTCGCCAATGGAGCGCAGACCATGCCGATCCATCTGCCCTTCCAAGCCCTCCAGAATTCGAGGCACCAAATCTGGACCCT
The DNA window shown above is from Synechococcus sp. CC9902 and carries:
- a CDS encoding aminotransferase class I/II-fold pyridoxal phosphate-dependent enzyme, which gives rise to MRFAHGGEIQSAALRLGVPSAQVLDASASLVPWTPRFSARELTRGLRDYPDRQHHQLVGLIARIHGLEASAVLPGNGAAELFTWVARDAAAFGISSLPAPGFADYSRALACWQGGLNQHSLGLEWDAAFPQPFPSLPEADVLWICNPHNPTGQLWSRASLKPLLQRYRLVICDEAFLSLVPDGEQQSLIPLVSEHPNLVVIRSLTKLYGIAGLRLGYAVAQPERLQRWAQWRDPWPVNGIATAVAEQLLASPAKYQRWCRRAQSWVAKEGAWMQRKLAQLPGITPMPSAANFLLIQADQSLVPLREAVEQRHRILLRDCRSFEGLGECWLRIGLQSRRNNRRIIRALKQELDRAPLV